The Sus scrofa isolate TJ Tabasco breed Duroc chromosome 4, Sscrofa11.1, whole genome shotgun sequence genomic sequence CATTTGCTGATTTATACAAGGTTAGCACTCTAACCATGACCAATTTTAAGCAACCTGTGTGATGTCACTGAACACAGATTTGGAAAGACATGCCAGCCACCTGCTCTTGCAAAGCCTGTATTCTTTGGCTGGAACACATGACTGTCTAAATACACTTTGGGGAGCCTACTCCATGCCATATTCAGTGTTGAGGGCATCGGGGATACAGGCATCTTACTAACATCTTACAGATGTTAGTGACAATGGGAAGACTAACAGGTGACAATTATGATACACAAGAATGACTAAACCAGGAGTGTCTGCAAAGTACTGTGGAAACACAGGTAGAATACTTACTGTACATAGTTATAGCTAGGCATTTGGTTTATACATCTGCCTGAGAAACTCAGGGGAGGCTTGATGGAATGCATGGGGGGCACCGTTTGATCTGAGACTTGGAAGATAATTGGGAGTTTGCCAGATGAAAGTGTTCCAGCTGAGAGAACACAGCAAGTTCAGAGAACTACAAATAATTCAGTCACTGGAGCATGAAGTGTCAGTTAGGAGAGCCACAAGTGATGAAGCTAAAATCATATGAAGGAGCCAGAATCTTATTTGTTATGCTAAGATGTTTAAACTCTAGGCCTTAGGGAACTATAAAAAGCATTTTGATAACACATCTGTTTGTTAGAGAAACCCTTTAGTGAGCAGTGTGTACAGTGATTTGGGGGACAGTGGAATAGGAGTCGGAGAGGGCTAGTGAGGTGTGTTCTGGAATAGAGCAGGTGAGAAATGGTGAAGTAGGACAATGTTAGTGTGACAAAGCAGGCCAAATATGTGTTATGAGCTAGAGTCACCAGCACTTGGGTATTACCTAGACTGGGGGTGGGTACATAGGACAGAAAAGTACTTAGAAGGACTCCAAGATTTGTGGCTTGGAAGcctaaaataggaaagaaaggaagaaagaggtagGGATTTATGAGGGAGAATAATGGGTTTAGTTTTAGACATACTGGATTTGAGGTACTCACATGTCCAAAACCCAATGTGGTGTGTGGGTCAGGAGATGGTTTGCTAGAGCTGTGTACTGGAGACTCAGGTGGGAGCTGTAACCACAGGTGTGGATGTAAGTAGGTGGAATGACAAAggtcagggctggggaggagagaTGGGAGTTAGATGTGGCAGGACCACAGTCTAGTTCAGACTTTCTTCAGGAGACATTCTCTTTCATTGCCCCACTTCAATGATAGCAGACTATTCTCTCTCTGAACGTGCCCAGACCTCCCTATCTATGCCTCTTTTCCTGTTGAACTCTATTCCTTTTCTCCCAGTCTCTTTATTGCTGCTTTTGGAGATTCTGCCCATCTTTATAAGCCCAGATCAGTGCCAAGTACTCCTTGGAGCCTTCCCCCATTCTCCCCCATATGGCTTTTCCCTTCATGGATGCTGTGTCCTCTATTGCAGAACATAATGGTCTGCTCAGGCCTATTTGTGTACATGGCCAAGCTCCTTAAAGGTGAAGGGTTTGTCTTTATCTATCCCTGTGGCCTCCAGACCTAGGAGAGTGCTAGATGCTTTTTGGATCCTGAGTGAATGTTCCAGTAAATCcaaaaggatattgaatataaagTGACCTATTGTAAAATTCTGCTTAATGTTGATATAACTCGAGctttatatttttcatcctttcccCAACACATAGAACAAGCAAAGGAGACTAAGAACATGGCCTTCATCCATCTGGAACTTGGAATATCTGCAATTTGAAGAATTCACAGGAGGCTACCTAAAGAAATATAAAGTACTTAGTCATTTTCAAGGTAGCTGATTTTAAGGTGTTTTTTGGTGTGTGGTCAAATTGAGAATTCTGTAGGAGTGAAGATTCTTCCTTTTGTGTAGGcatatagaaaaatttatttttctctactagTGAAATTATGTCTCAAAGTGGCAAGCATAAAATTGGGAATAAACAATGTTCATCCATCTAACCAAAGGACACAAAATATGTAACAGCAGGGCACTTTCGCTGAGGCAATTCACAGCAGATGTAGTTCTTCCTTACATAGGATGTGAATCGGAAAATGGAAAGcgtttctttaataataaaataaaatgccacacTTAGATATCCGTGTGGTAAGTGacaaaaactgcattttttttttttgccatctaaGAGATCTTTACACTATTAAGGATATAGCTTAacccagataaataaaataaaacaatgaaaaatgaaggGCGAACCTGTGAAAACACTGTGAAAAGAGTCCCATTAAACTACAGAAGCCTCTGATTTAGGCCTAATCCTAAAGTTTAATATCATTAATTTGCCTTTGAAGGTTAATCATCGATTGAGCTACCCATACAGCTTAAGGGACTTAACGTTTCCAAAAGTCAGTCCTAGAGCCTGATATCCCACCATGATGACTCCTTTCCTTTGTGTCTTACATGCTTTTCCTTGttagatttcttctttaaaaagtaaataacacCGGAAGCAGGAGTTGAAGAGaggcaggaaaagaggaaagacacATTTTAGCCCTTTCTTTATCCGAGGACTTCATTTTCCATGAGCACATCCTTCTACTAAAGATTGCTTAAGAGAGAGGCAGAGTCAGGaggctcctgggggtgggggtggggttcaggAAGCAGAGGGCACTGACAAGGACGGAAGTGAGGGAGGGCAGCTCAAGGTACAGGTGGGAGGAGAGACAGAAACATGAATTTTGTGATGCTTCTCATTTGATTTGAATAACTCTATGGAGGagttgttattcccattttattactgagcaaactgaggctgagaaaacTGAATCATGATGttatccattttctttcactCTGTGCTATTTTTGAGAATATTAATTTCAACATTTTGTATAAAAGCAGCATATAACACTATATGTCTATCTTTTGACTATAAAGATCAAGTGAAACATATGAAATATACAACTAAATGCTAGTAAGTTGTGGTTTTGAGAGATGGGGTGAAGGACGACTTTTTCTTATTCCTAATTTTCTGTGTTTGCTATAATACACACGATTGCTTTTCTACTATCATCAGCAATAGTGGCAACAACAGCAATAAACAAAAGGCGTGTATTGCTTTCAAAGGAAAGCTGCTTTGGTCCTCGGGCTACCACCATTCCTCTGGTAAGGCTGAAGGCTTGCTTTTAAGAAATTTATGGAAACCAAAACTGGTATTTTAAAGGCTTGTTTAgtcaaataaaacacaaaatgaaaatttggcCATAAACTCTTGGAGTTTCTACTTGGACTATGTTACACAGTTGCGCCACCAGGtatactggttaaaaaaaaaaaaaaaaaaaaaaaaaaaaaaaaagtgcgttAGAGTGACTTGACTGAAAATGAAACTGGTAGCCAGATCTATAAAATATTCCACACACCCCTGAATCATGTGGAAAGCAAATATTTGAATTGAATGTGTTTGTCCATAGTGTAGACCTTTACCAAAGTATTTCTGTCTTCAAAATACCAAAAGATCCAGTCAATTCCTTTGAAATATACAGTCAGTGATAAAAGCATTTTATCTACACAGTACTGAAAACCTGAATTGACTAAACTGAGCGTGATCTTTTGGCAAGGTATAGCTGGTGCTGAAATGTGACAAACATGATAATTTAAACTATGTCTCCTCAATATCAAAACAACCAATTGTAAAGCAAAAGATTTAGTCAGTCTGATAACGCTTTTGTCTCCACAATTATTCAGACTAATTTGTTTCAAtgaatttaccaaatatttagCTAGTTTCCTAAAATATAACTGAATCTGaataataggaagaaaaaaagattcttgcTGGGATTTTCTGCAGAGGAGAAAATAgttaaaagcaaacaaatcaaCAACCAGAAACCTCACATTTTTCCTTCCATATAAAtactcttttatttcctcttaaaatgTAGTTCTCTTAGGCTATGCACATTTGACTTTAATAACTTGGTTAGAAAGACCTGGTTGAAACAgactatttattaaaatgtaaattaaacttgcctgaaagaaaaacatgcaaagaaaatattagaataaaagtTCTTGGGTTATAGGAGGTGGAAGTTAGAaccttttgaaaatttaaaaaaagaaccatttcagaagaggaaaaagcCAGATCCAGGGGTCATTGATTTTGGACAAAACTGACTCCCCTTCCTggctctcattcattcattggggCACTAATGTTCTTCCAGACTCAGAAGCCTGATGCCACACTGAATTGTCCTCTCTTCAGCCTCTGTATCTGACATGTTCACCTAACACCCTCTCTTTCTTTGAAACATCTCTCTGGTTCACACCTTACTTTAAATTCTCCTGATAGAGGCTTGCTACTTCATGCCTGAATTACTACCAACAACTTTCAAAGTGGTCCCTCTGCCACCAGTCTCTCAGCTTCCAAATCTCCCATGTCCACAGCTGTCAGATTCATCATCCCCAAACATCACTTTCCTCATCGATGCCCCCTGATCACCACTCACATTCTTGCTGCCCTTGTACTAAGTTCAAACTCCTTTCCCTGATACCTGGGATCCTCCATAGCCCtctctcttattctctctctctctctcacacacacacatgatcaaTCCAATCTTACTTTTTGCTGTTTCCCCAAATACATCATTCATTTTCATCAACCAAATCACTACATACAATAAAAATCCCCCCTACACATTGCAGTCTGATCCCCTGTCTAAATCTATACCATTCTCATCCCAGCTGTGTCCTTTCTGTGTAAAGTGCTATCCCTCTTGACTTTTAGTTTCCAAATTATCCTTCATCCTTCCAGAACCTTCTCAAATTCTACCTCTTTCATGAAGGCTCCTCTGATCCCTCTAGCTCAacagattcctttcttttctcagaaCTCCCATCATATCTATAATCAAGACTGAATTACAGGCATATTACTTCAGTGCACTTCTATTGATTTATAATGGCATCCCTTGTTCCATAAGGAGGGTGTTATTGATATTTGTAATAGGGCACTTCATTGTGCAGGACTGTCTAGTACATTTTAGGACATCTGGCATCCCCAGCTCCTGATGCTAAGTGACAGTGATGTTATTGTGACAACTCCAAATGCTCTGAATATAACTCCAAATGCCTAATTATTAAAAAGTTCCTATATCATATACACACCTGTTACTATATCATATACACacctgttcaataaatgttctGTTTAAATggtgaatgtatattttaaaggataaatcTCTATTTCCCTTACAGTTACCAACAGATTAAAATACTCagaaaggagttcttgttgtggctcagaggttaacaaacccaactagtatccatgagaatgcaggttcgatccctggccccactcagtgggataaggatctggccttgctgtgagctgtggtgtagttcgcagtgcggcttggatcctgcattgctgtagctgtggtgtaggccagcagctaaagctctgaattcgacccttagcctgggaacctccatatgctgcatgtgtggcaaagacaaaaaaatatacatatatccagaGGCTAAACACTCAGGTGTACCAATGCTCCATTTTAGATGTCTTTTATAAGATATTTCATTGAACCCTCATGCCAGCCCTTGTTGCTATTTATCCTCAtccttaaagatgaggaaactgaggctcagagaattctGCTTATGCGATGTCATACATCCAAACTTGATGAGAACCCTGGCGTTTTAAATCCCAAGTTGTTTGGAGTCAaatccttgcctttttcttttgcttctcagCCTCTATAAGGACAGCCTAATTGTAACAGCTTTCAAATAAGAGTGTGAATGTGTAACACAATTAGCAATTTAAAGCACATTAGTAATGCTGATAGGTACTAATGACAGTAATTGAAAGGGAAGACATTAGACCAGACAAACAATTTTTTAGAATTCATAACAAGAATATAAATTAGAGTCTAATGAATGAATTTACTCTCTGACCTTCTTTGCTGCAGACATTAACCCATGTTTAGTCTCTAATTGAGATGTACATATTCTTTACTCTCTTATTGTATTTGTTAATGTTTGTCTTGGAAGATGGCCAACAAATCTCTCTAAATCTCCCTTAATTAAGTTTTAGGTAATAGATGGCCAAATGTGCCTTGTATTAGGTATCACTGCTAGACCCAAAGGACAGAAATCTAAGAGCTGGCAAGAGTTGCTCGGGTCTTTCCTTTCTATCATCTAGGcatctttaataataaatattatataaatcaaGTATCATGGTATCATTTGaaatgtatacatttcttttcagtgatagttcattattcattttatgcATGTCTAAAACACATTAATTAGTAACTTATTTCACTGTGTGCCCAATGTCTgattacatttttcatatttcagcTAATATGAAGAGTTTAGGGAGTGATAGTATGGATGATTcatgtgcatattttaaaaattacacttagTTTGTTTCTATGCACATAGGAAGAACTATATTCCTgcaggatttaaaaaaagaaaaaaaaaaaaaaggagaaaattcagCCCAAAGAGCCAGTATTGTTGAttccaagtttttcttttcagctctGAGGATGTTTATCCTTTGTTTATTCTGttcaacaaagaaggaaaagggacGGAAAGCTAAGATCATAGATAACTTAAAACAATTGTGTAAATATAGATAAATGTGCATGTGATAGAAAAGTACTTTTATTCCTATATTGTCTTATGAACCCTATCTACTGAAACAAAGTTGTACTTCATTCATGTAAAACCACTATTCAACTGCAACCACCTGGGCATTCAGGAGATCAGAGACATAAAGAGATTTTTAGTTATTCTTAGCAGgaacagcaaatatttaaaaaattcaatcatTCTTTATAACAGATTGAGCTTGGTGTTAGACTTTTTATTAGAATGTTTCCTGAGTAGAGTATATTTTGAGCTTCTGCAGGCTGGGGCAGTTTGCAGGGACCTGGAGGAGAAGGTGATAGAATCTTTCtccactaaaattaaaaaaagaaagaaagaaagaaggaaagaaaaaaagcccaggaacttccctcaCTCTCACTATTGTTTTGACTCATCTTTTCTCAAACTATCTTGTCAAATCTTTGTCAGACAATAGAATTCTTAAAAATACTCAGCTGTTCCCTATGGAAGCCAGAAATGGTCTAAATATTTTCAGAACTTTTCTCAGAGAGGCACAAACAGTTAAAGGTGGAATTCTCGGGTCTCTTTTTGTATTTCCTTATTCCTTAATGGCATTGGAACTGGTGCCTGCAGATGTACCATCAAGTTTCCCAACTATTTTTAGATCTTCAGTTGTTTTAGAGATGGATTTAATATGTAAAGCAGAAGCTTACACTGTGAAATATCTGCATGATTATATTCTGGTTTTGCCATCAGCTAAGGAGGGCAAAGTTGATCCCATGTCATAAGGGATCCCATCTCTCCCATACCTACTTGGTGGACTTAGAGGTTCAGATTTGCTTACCTGCTTCCTTGAAGATACTGTGCTGTTGAAATATCTATTAGAGGTCTTTGAATTCGAATTCTTGTTCTGATGGGTTGAATCATTTTTCCatgttctagaattttctttaggATCTGAAGGAATGGGATTCAAGAAGAGGATCCTAGCTATGAATCCATAGAGGACCGTGGCCAGGATCATTGGCACAACATAAAAGACACCAAAGTCCATTAGGTAAATAGGTGAATAGTAATTCCTGGAGATCTTGTAGCCACAGGACACCACAATAGCATCTTTATAGGTGCTAATATTGAGATCCAGTAAGAAGAACCAGAGCATACAGTAAATGGATGTGAAAGCCCAGACAAAGATGATGATCTTTTTGGCTCTGGAAAATGTGCAGAGAAACTGGGCTTTGATGGGGTGACAGATTGCTATGTACCTCTCAACAGTAAAGGCTGTGATTGAACAAGAGGAGGCATTAATGCCCAAGTACTGGAGGTAAGTGATGCAGAGGCATCCCACATAGCCATAGACCCAGGAACCGTAGATACTGTCCGTTATGTTGGGGAGGCCTGCGGCCACCAGGACCATGAGATCAGCTACTGCTAGACTCACCAGGTAG encodes the following:
- the TRHR gene encoding thyrotropin-releasing hormone receptor, which encodes MENETVSELNQTQLQPRAVVTLEYQVVTILLVLIICGLGIVGNIMVVLVVLRTKHMRTPTNCYLVSLAVADLMVLVAAGLPNITDSIYGSWVYGYVGCLCITYLQYLGINASSCSITAFTVERYIAICHPIKAQFLCTFSRAKKIIIFVWAFTSIYCMLWFFLLDLNISTYKDAIVVSCGYKISRNYYSPIYLMDFGVFYVVPMILATVLYGFIARILFLNPIPSDPKENSRTWKNDSTHQNKNSNSKTSNRYFNSTVSSRKQVSKSEPLSPPSRYGRDGIPYDMGSTLPSLADGKTRI